The following are encoded together in the Microbacterium hatanonis genome:
- a CDS encoding cytochrome c oxidase subunit 3 produces MTTPATYSQALRSVKRPDPVAVGTIVWLGSEVMFFAGLFAIYFTLRSTSSGLWEQESALLNVPYALGNTIILVLSSVTCQMGVFAAERYQPYSTKKRGMLGWGMVEWFFLTFALGAIFVSGQVWEYAQLVAEGMPITANAYASAFYLTTGFHALHVTGGLIAFLLVIGRAYAVKNFGRKEMTTAIVVSYYWHFVDVVWIALFAVIYFLK; encoded by the coding sequence GTGACGACCCCAGCGACATACTCCCAGGCTCTGCGCTCCGTGAAGCGGCCGGACCCGGTTGCCGTGGGCACCATCGTCTGGCTCGGCAGCGAGGTCATGTTCTTCGCCGGCCTGTTCGCCATCTACTTCACGCTGCGCAGCACCTCCTCCGGTCTGTGGGAGCAGGAGAGCGCGCTGCTGAACGTTCCGTACGCGCTGGGCAACACGATCATCCTCGTGCTGTCGTCGGTGACCTGCCAGATGGGCGTGTTCGCCGCCGAGCGGTACCAGCCCTACTCCACCAAGAAGCGCGGAATGCTCGGCTGGGGCATGGTCGAGTGGTTCTTCCTCACCTTCGCGCTCGGCGCGATCTTCGTCTCCGGACAGGTGTGGGAGTACGCCCAGCTCGTCGCCGAGGGCATGCCCATCACCGCCAACGCATATGCGTCGGCCTTCTACCTGACCACCGGCTTCCACGCCCTCCACGTCACGGGTGGCCTCATCGCCTTCCTCCTCGTGATCGGTCGTGCGTACGCCGTGAAGAACTTCGGGCGCAAAGAGATGACCACCGCCATCGTCGTGTCGTACTACTGGCACTTCGTCGACGTGGTCTGGATCGCCCTGTTCGCTGTCATCTACTTCCTGAAATAG
- a CDS encoding ubiquinol-cytochrome c reductase iron-sulfur subunit gives MAHEEDALEHERASWKPASGLAVVVPDPVQGPELPPHRHRVTDQDPKAMRRAVRTVYTLFYLSVAASLWASIAYMIFPIESGEMIDIRNNNLFIGLGIGFALLAIGIGAIHWSKAVMSDKEYIEPRHATRGRDATREGAINVFVDANEESGFGRREVIRNSLFAALVASVIPGITLFRGLAPENSPENPIAGNPVALLSHTMWKEGSHLAHDPSGRRIRAADVTLGSAFHVIPEELADLGHDEGYLEEKAKAIVLLMRMLPEQLTEADDKKDWSYDGIVAYSKVCTHVGCPVALYEQQTHHLLCPCHQSQFDVADGAKVIFGPAARPLPQLPITVDDEGYLVARSDFTEPVGPSFWERH, from the coding sequence ATGGCACACGAGGAAGACGCGCTCGAGCACGAGAGGGCTTCATGGAAGCCCGCCTCCGGGCTCGCTGTCGTGGTGCCCGACCCCGTGCAGGGTCCGGAGCTGCCGCCCCACCGTCACCGCGTCACCGACCAGGACCCGAAGGCCATGCGCCGAGCGGTCCGCACGGTCTACACGCTGTTCTACCTGTCGGTCGCCGCCAGCCTCTGGGCCAGCATCGCCTACATGATCTTCCCGATCGAGTCGGGCGAGATGATCGACATCCGCAACAACAACCTCTTCATCGGACTCGGCATCGGCTTCGCCCTGCTGGCCATCGGCATCGGCGCGATCCACTGGTCGAAGGCCGTCATGTCCGACAAGGAGTACATCGAGCCGCGTCACGCGACGCGCGGTCGCGATGCGACGCGTGAAGGCGCGATCAACGTCTTCGTCGACGCGAACGAGGAGTCGGGCTTCGGGCGCCGCGAGGTCATCCGGAACTCCCTCTTCGCCGCCCTGGTCGCCTCGGTGATCCCCGGCATCACACTCTTCCGTGGCCTCGCACCGGAGAACTCCCCCGAGAACCCCATCGCGGGCAACCCGGTGGCCCTCCTGAGCCACACCATGTGGAAAGAGGGCTCGCACCTCGCCCACGACCCGTCGGGCCGTCGCATCCGCGCCGCGGACGTCACCCTCGGCTCCGCCTTCCACGTCATCCCCGAAGAGCTCGCCGACCTCGGTCACGACGAGGGCTACCTCGAAGAGAAGGCCAAGGCGATCGTGCTGCTCATGCGCATGCTCCCCGAGCAGCTCACCGAGGCCGACGACAAGAAGGACTGGTCGTACGACGGCATCGTCGCGTACTCCAAGGTCTGCACGCACGTCGGCTGCCCCGTGGCCCTCTACGAGCAGCAGACCCACCACCTTCTCTGCCCCTGCCACCAGTCGCAGTTCGACGTGGCCGACGGCGCGAAGGTCATCTTCGGGCCCGCCGCGCGTCCGCTGCCGCAGCTGCCCATCACCGTCGACGACGAGGGCTACCTCGTCGCTCGTAGCGACTTCACCGAACCCGTCGGACCGAGCTTCTGGGAGCGTCATTGA
- a CDS encoding c-type cytochrome: MAREKKRRSNGRRSPLAAAALIGIGLLLTGGIYAGASAAMAATDDNSTTTSTLTVEDGQKLFQANCATCHGMDLQGSEAGPSLYGAGELSVHFQVSTGRMPLQAQAPQAPQKPVQFTEEQIDAIGKYVQSTSPGPTFPDDETLDGEGDLANGAELFRINCAMCHNVAGAGGALTEGKYAPNLHTTTPVNMYAAMVTGPQNMPVFNNLNLTVEDKRDIISYLMYNQESPSVGGFTLGSLGPVSEGLFIWVFGIGSLIALTVWITAKSN, translated from the coding sequence ATGGCACGAGAGAAGAAGCGCCGCTCCAACGGCCGCCGAAGCCCCCTGGCAGCGGCCGCACTCATCGGCATCGGCCTGCTCCTCACCGGCGGCATCTACGCCGGTGCATCCGCCGCGATGGCCGCGACCGACGACAACTCCACGACGACGTCCACGCTGACCGTCGAAGACGGCCAGAAGCTCTTCCAGGCGAACTGCGCGACCTGCCACGGCATGGATCTGCAGGGGTCCGAGGCCGGGCCGTCGCTCTACGGCGCCGGCGAGCTGTCGGTGCACTTCCAGGTCTCCACCGGACGCATGCCGCTGCAGGCGCAGGCTCCGCAGGCTCCCCAGAAGCCCGTCCAGTTCACCGAGGAGCAGATCGACGCGATCGGCAAGTACGTCCAGTCGACGTCGCCCGGCCCGACGTTCCCCGACGACGAGACCCTCGACGGCGAAGGCGACCTCGCCAACGGTGCCGAGCTGTTCCGCATCAACTGCGCGATGTGCCACAACGTCGCCGGCGCCGGCGGTGCGCTGACCGAGGGCAAGTACGCCCCCAACCTGCACACCACGACCCCGGTCAACATGTACGCCGCCATGGTCACCGGCCCGCAGAACATGCCCGTCTTCAACAACCTGAACCTGACCGTCGAAGACAAGCGCGACATCATCTCCTACCTGATGTACAACCAGGAGAGCCCGTCGGTCGGCGGCTTCACGCTGGGTTCGCTCGGCCCCGTCTCCGAGGGCCTGTTCATCTGGGTGTTCGGCATCGGTTCGCTGATCGCCCTCACCGTCTGGATCACGGCGAAGTCGAACTAG
- a CDS encoding cytochrome b: protein MTETPKPEAGRDGKPLGGRFVGAAANYLDERTSISGLVKELGRKIFPDHWSFMLGEVALWSFVVVLLSGTFLTFFFQASMVETHYDGAYEPMRGIAMSAAMDSTLRISFDMRGGLLVRQIHHWAALTFIAGIGVHMLRVFFTGAFRKPRELNWVIGFILFILAMAEGFTGYSLPDDLLSGNGLRIIDGMVKGIPLVGTWISFLLFGGEFPGTAIVGRLYTLHILLLPAILVALLAVHLMLMIVNKHTQFAGPARTNSNVVGYPILPVYASKMGGFFFIVFGVIVTIAALFTINPIWNYGPYDPSPVSAGTQPDWYIGFADGALRLVPPHLETVLFDHTFSWNIILPLAILGLFIVLVMIYPFIEAWVTGDKREHHIAQRPRNAATRTAIGAAGVTFYAVLWAAASSDIIATHFWVTMEGVIHTLQALLILGPIIAYFVTKRICIALQKKDREIVLHGYESGRIVRLPGGEYIEVHQPVDEFDRWKLVANDGYEPLVVRPNAKGHIPWHENLRAGISRWFFEDRLAPLSQAELDAAAAHQHHEIEHLDEEEALEIEGARERAAEDGRPVMAPHDERADVEMRAPKILDETNSSEKKDPQKDDEK, encoded by the coding sequence GTGACCGAGACGCCGAAGCCCGAGGCCGGGCGCGACGGCAAGCCGCTGGGCGGCCGATTCGTCGGCGCCGCAGCCAACTACCTCGACGAGCGCACGAGCATCTCCGGCCTCGTCAAGGAGCTCGGACGCAAGATCTTCCCCGACCACTGGTCGTTCATGCTCGGCGAGGTCGCTCTGTGGAGCTTCGTCGTCGTGCTGCTCTCGGGAACGTTCCTGACGTTCTTCTTCCAGGCCTCGATGGTCGAGACGCACTACGACGGCGCCTACGAGCCGATGCGCGGAATCGCCATGTCGGCCGCGATGGACTCGACGCTGCGCATCTCGTTCGACATGCGCGGCGGTCTGCTCGTCCGGCAGATCCACCACTGGGCTGCACTGACGTTCATCGCCGGTATCGGCGTGCACATGCTGCGCGTCTTCTTCACGGGCGCGTTCCGCAAGCCCCGCGAGCTCAACTGGGTGATCGGCTTCATCCTCTTCATCCTCGCGATGGCAGAGGGCTTCACCGGCTACTCGCTCCCCGACGATCTGCTCTCCGGTAACGGTCTGCGCATCATCGACGGCATGGTCAAGGGCATCCCGCTGGTGGGCACCTGGATCTCGTTCCTGCTCTTCGGTGGAGAGTTCCCGGGAACGGCGATCGTCGGACGACTCTACACGCTGCACATCCTCTTGCTCCCCGCGATCCTCGTGGCGCTGCTGGCCGTGCACCTCATGCTCATGATCGTCAACAAGCACACGCAGTTCGCCGGGCCCGCCCGCACGAACAGCAACGTCGTGGGCTACCCGATCCTCCCGGTGTACGCGTCGAAGATGGGTGGATTCTTCTTCATCGTCTTCGGTGTGATCGTCACGATCGCCGCGCTGTTCACGATCAACCCGATCTGGAACTACGGGCCCTACGACCCGTCACCGGTGTCGGCGGGTACGCAGCCCGACTGGTACATCGGCTTCGCCGACGGCGCCCTGCGTCTCGTGCCGCCGCACCTGGAGACGGTGCTGTTCGACCACACCTTCTCGTGGAACATCATCCTCCCGCTCGCCATCCTGGGCCTGTTCATCGTGCTCGTCATGATCTACCCCTTCATCGAGGCGTGGGTCACCGGCGACAAGCGCGAGCACCACATCGCTCAGCGTCCGCGCAACGCCGCGACGCGCACCGCGATCGGCGCCGCCGGCGTGACCTTCTACGCCGTGCTGTGGGCGGCGGCATCGTCCGACATCATCGCGACGCACTTCTGGGTCACGATGGAGGGCGTCATCCACACCCTGCAAGCCCTGCTGATCCTCGGCCCGATCATCGCCTACTTCGTCACCAAGCGCATCTGCATCGCGCTGCAGAAGAAGGACCGCGAGATCGTCCTCCACGGATACGAGTCGGGCCGCATTGTCCGCCTCCCCGGTGGCGAATACATCGAGGTCCACCAGCCGGTCGACGAGTTCGATCGCTGGAAGCTCGTCGCGAACGACGGCTACGAACCGCTCGTCGTGCGCCCGAACGCGAAGGGCCACATCCCGTGGCACGAGAACCTTCGCGCCGGCATCTCGCGCTGGTTCTTCGAAGACCGTCTCGCTCCGCTGTCGCAGGCAGAGCTCGACGCGGCGGCAGCGCACCAGCACCACGAGATCGAGCACCTCGACGAAGAAGAGGCGCTCGAGATCGAAGGAGCCCGCGAGCGTGCAGCGGAAGACGGCCGCCCCGTGATGGCCCCGCACGACGAGCGGGCCGACGTGGAGATGCGCGCCCCGAAGATCCTCGACGAGACCAACTCGTCCGAGAAGAAGGATCCTCAGAAGGACGACGAGAAGTAG